The following proteins are encoded in a genomic region of Oncorhynchus keta strain PuntledgeMale-10-30-2019 chromosome 35, Oket_V2, whole genome shotgun sequence:
- the znf106a gene encoding zinc finger protein 106 isoform X12 — protein sequence MPEGVIERPLSPSLPRDCGHECPVCRVTVVSLTDYANHISSRVHKQRVETAEREGAGNDQEEEYFDKDLIKLIETRKEVIRREEEAAAKRAREEAAQRREEEESRKRQQQIQKWSDARQYFCQKGALWDWRYPNKTPPTPPPPPPRKCKGPAWQEQGGWDCSSTPAGCRGPWETQEDIRFNWYDRKQGRSATWHAQEPPNVYKWSAGQRGSGSLHSREGTNKRWQQEEYLHPPAQQQSGGREPWQQNSGGGGATGLYGSSRGGHGLHGVLADRVMTEAPSSTESLHRMDFTSDQLDPVGSFDQLHRYAHLEPQDDCRKGGHQNTAREGPAGGAEHDRKSGTGPKAFGTNPKLDKACRWSPYPSHKETHPSEKHPKGPPPPPTFQTPQTPLGPLDQGSDVDPRPRRDMMLDLHRSSGLKPTQSRQDLRAAGQQRAAQQQRSPDHSVEGREPRKLRDLSTRISSSDNSNSLRTDRQTSSSSGSTSTRRRAAKPSECLEKGLSSSSTTSLKTHLGRASSPTLNLTSSPKTHLSRASSPTLNLTSSPKTHLSRASSPSPTLTSSPKTHLSRASSPTLNLTSSPKTHLSRASSPTLTSSPKTHLSRASSPTLNLTSSPKTHLSRASSPTLNLIPSPKTHLSRASSPSPSTTPRTQLSRASSQDSDQPRLSRHRSQDLGRRQGSKSPQQDQEQLLTEMLRRAKETLLDKRISVELSAVNNRTEGQKAVSNDHRMEKKERKMVLHIEEQQPVESSAGVTVADDNRQKRGKSSRQTRASSRATNPAEDLASSRATNPAEGRASSRANPAEGRASSRANPAEDRASSRANPAEDRASSRANPAEDRASSRANPAEDRASSRANPAEDRASSRANPAEDRASSRANPAEDRASSRANPAEDRAAATEPLETMMEFVTSPSDNHLSVQSVQVSTSTMESPEGAVLSLSPREEAVVEREEARGLVAGEEAMEVADAGLWSDSDPLRTIDPNLDLHTTSDPSPGSTQTKPTLPLGLKRDLTRHIGSKTKSGSHEPNLNIARRIRNVSGTRRGDTEKDMGLKPTLRQLISSSGSRRCVNWDQVYQEVHRKKQQQGKGMPRFGIEMVSCDQEGEDVPLAEGFQWETLFGLGDSGPAFVPVTTRKRSLSESSVAPDRSTANLSSLFGGQTPGQAMPGERAPGDGAGREVRCSSDQQSSSSFRDPQQPKVEATPCEDGAQREVQGPLPEGPPGVEPRPDSVIGDSSSGTEQNDTQGARMKRRAAGDIACPEIPHSERKSKRMKVKSKKERLQVDHLLAVSLREEDLSRSLQGVDNSLIQARAALQAAYMEVQRLLVVKQQVSMEMSTLRRKRIELLQGIQGGVESLSLPRVKSCEEEMPLEMPPSLLSPLTEPPVASPNQVPLYLPPCSTPPSLSPSHQTHPQPITRSVVIKQEPLSPGRVTTKTEDAESAVTVHHGSRSTTSEPTPIPTAPHADCATSCQPVRGRKSERHRVRRELSQEGSSLPVGACVEWKDPSAGSPGPVQSGERGVQVTTADRGNFKPHPAPLSGPSSRKSSRAGIQDLETSPVLPLSLAPSNAPPQAEVKTIKRVRKLKKKRVLRKAKGEEQQLDNSDTELEAETTFSRPVRLIGTRRKRNGGCRPQVTTSSSTSSPPGTSEDRGERPGPPGSPATTRPEERQEDSDSSLEMVVLPQAAPGEVVTIDTSGPEDGDMDICPRPQPAVSPPAPDTLKTEPQKLACNEVTSTSEMDGSSVGKSEVQLPPTSVRLSKTSSDLSLDGSSEPGGEDLPSEGMFEGHQETVNAMQVHMGLLYTCSGDRTVRAFSLVFVLSCPLQSRECVAVFEGHSTKVNCLLVSSGPGLQQRLYSGSSDQTIRCYNLRSRECVDQFSLPDRVLCLHNRWKVLYAGLANGSVVTFSIKTNKQLDVFECHGPRAVSCLATAQEGARRILLVGSYDSTISIRDAKSGLLLRTLEGHTKTVLCMKVVNDLVFSGSSDQSVHAHNIHTGELVRIYKGHSHAVTVVAILGKVMVTACLDKLVRVYELQSHDRLQVYGGHTDMVMCMAIHKNMIYTGCYDGSVQAVKLNLIQNYHCRWHGCSLI from the exons gagggaggaggaggctgcAGCAAAGCGTGCCAGAGAGGAGGCGgcgcagaggagagaggaagaggagagtaggAAGCGGCAGCAACAGATCCAGAAGTGGAGTGACGCACGGCAGTACTTCTGCCAGAAGGGGGCGTTGTGGGACTGGAGATACCCCAACAAAAcccctccaacaccaccaccaccaccacctcgaAAATGCAAGGGGCCCGCCTGGCAGGAGCAGGGGGGCTGGGACTGCAGTTCTACCCCCGCCGGGTGTCGAGGTCCCTGGGAGACCCAGGAGGACATCAGGTTCAACTGGTACGACAGGAAACAGGGCCGCAGTGCCACCTGGCACGCCCAGGAACCACCCAACGTCTACAAGTGGAGCGCCGGACAGAGAGGCAGTGGCAGCCTGCACAGCAGGGAGGGAACCAATAAGAGATGGCAGCAGGAGGAGTATCTCCATCCCCCAGCACAGCAGCAGAGCGGAGGGAGGGAACCCTGGCAGCAGAACAGCGGAGGAGGAGGTGCTACCGGTCTATACGGCAGCAGCAGAGGGGGTCACGGACTTCATGGTGTGCTCGCTGACCGTGTCATGACGGAAGCGCCGAGCAGCACGGAGTCTCTTCACAGGATGGACTTCACCAGCGACCAGCTGGATCCGGTCGGGTCCTTCGACCAGCTACACAGATACGCTCACTTAGAACCGCAGGATGACTGCCGGAAGGGTGGACACCAGAACACGGCCCGGGAAGGGCCAGCCGGTGGAGCAGAACACGATCGTAAAAGTGGCACGGGCCCCAAGGCGTTCGGTACTAATCCTAAACTCGACAAGGCCTGTCGCTGGTCCCCTTATCCGTCCCATAAGGAGACTCACCCCTCAGAGAAGCACCCAAAgggtcctcctcctccaccaacctTCCAGACCCCCCAGACCCCCTTGGGCCCCTTGGACCAGGGCAGCGATGTGGATCCGAGGCCCAGACGCGACATGATGCTGGACCTTCACCGCTCCTCGGGTCTGAAGCCGACTCAGTCCAGACAGGACCTGCGAGCAGCAGGCCAGCAGAGAGCAGCCCAGCAGCAGAGGTCTCCTGATCATAGTGTAGAAGGGAGGGAACCCAGGAAGCTTAGAGACCTCTCTACAAGGATCAGTAGCAGTGATAACAGCAATAGtttgaggacagacagacaaacctcctcttcctctgggtCCACCTCCACCAGACGGAGGGCAGCTAAACCATCAGAGTGCCTTGAGAAAGGCCTGTCCTCCTCTTCGACTACCAGCCTCAAGACCCACCTGGGTAGGGCCTCTAGCCCCACCCTCAACCTAACTTCCAGCCCCAAGACCCACCTCAGTAGGGCCTCTAGCCCCACCCTCAACCTAACTTCCAGCCCCAAGACCCACCTCAGTAGGGCCTCCAGCCCCAGCCCCACCCTAACTTCCAGCCCCAAGACCCACCTCAGTAGGGCCTCCAGCCCCACCCTCAACCTGACTTCCAGCCCCAAGACCCACCTCAGTAGGGCCTCCAGCCCCACCCTGACTTCCAGCCCCAAGACCCACCTCAGTAGGGCCTCCAGCCCCACCCTCAACCTGACTTCCAGCCCCAAGACCCACCTCAGTAGGGCCTCCAGCCCCACCCTCAATCTAATCCCCAGCCCCAAGACCCACCTCAGTAGGGCCTCCAGCCCTAGCCCCTCTACCACCCCCAGGACCCAGCTGAGCCGAGCCTCCAGCCAGGACTCGGACCAGCCTAGGTTGTCCAGACACAGAAGCCAGGATTTGGGGAGGAGGCAGGGATCAAAATCCCCCCAGCAGGACCAGGAGCAGCTGCTGACCGAGATGCTGAGGAGAGCCAAGGAGACACTGCTAGACAAGAGGATCTCCGTGGAGCTGTCTGCTGTTAACAACAGGACCGAGGGACAGAAGGCAGTGTCCAACGACCATAGGATGGAGAAAAAGGAGAGGAAGATGGTGCTACACATCGAGGAACAACAACCGGTGGAGAGCTCTGCTGGCGTTACGGTCGCAGACGAcaacagacagaagagagggaagTCGTCTAGACAGACCAGAGCTAGCAGCAGAGCTACGAACCCAGCTGAGGACTTAGCTAGCAGCAGAGCTACGAACCCAGCTGAGGGCAGAGCTAGCAGCAGAGCTAACCCAGCTGAGGGCAGAGCTAGCAGCCGAGCTAACCCAGCTGAGGACAGAGCTAGCAGCCGAGCTAACCCAGCTGAGGACAGAGCTAGCAGCCGAGCTAACCCAGCTGAGGACAGAGCTAGCAGCCGAGCTAACCCAGCTGAGGACAGAGCTAGCAGCAGAGCTAACCCAGCTGAGGACAGAGCTAGCAGCAGAGCTAACCCAGCTGAGGACAGAGCTAGCAGCAGAGCTAACCCAGCTGAGGACAGAGCTAGCAGCAGAGCTAATCCAGCTGAGGACAGAGCTGCTGCTACTGAGCCTTTAGAGACCATGATGGAGTTTGTGACGTCTCCCTCAGACAACCACCTGTCTGTTCAGTCTGTCCAGGTCAGCACTTCCACAATGGAGTCCCCAGAAggggctgtgctctctctctctcccagggagGAGgcggtggtggagagggaggaggcgaGGGGCCTGGTGGCTGGAGAGGAGGCCATGGAAGTAGCAGACGCAGGGCTATGGTCAGACAGTGACCCCTTGAGAACCATCGATCCTAACCTTGACCTCCACACGACCTCTGACCCCTCCCCAGGCTCCACCCAGACCAAACCCACCCTGCCCCTCGGCCTAAAGAGGGACCTCACCCGACACATCGGCTCCAAGACCAAGAGCGGCAGCCACGAGCCTAATCTGAACATAGCCCGGCGGATCAGGAACGTGAGCGGGACGAGGAGAGGGGACACGGAGAAGGATATGGGGCTGAAGCCAACGTTAAGACAGCTCATCAGTTCGTCGGGGTCACGACGCTGTGTCAACTGGGACCAGGTGTACCAGGAAGTCCACAGGAAGAAGCAGCAGCAGGGGAAAGGCATGCCCAG GTTTGGAATCGAGATGGTGTCCTGTGACCAGGAGGGGGAAGACGTTCCTCTGGCCGAGGGGTTTCAGTGGGAGACCCTCTTCGGCCTCGGAGACTCTGGACCCGCCTTCGTCCCAGTGACTACTCGCAAACGCAGCCTCTCGGAGAGTAGCGTGGCTCCAGACCGCTCGACcgccaacctctcctctctcttcggGGGTCAGACCCCTGGTCAGGCGATGCCAGGAGAGAGGGCACCCGGAGATGGGGCTGGAAGGGAAGTGAGATGCAGCTCAGACCAGCAAAGCTCCTCGTCCTTCAGAGACCCCCAGCAGCCTAAAGTGGAGGCGACACCGTGTGAAGACGGAGCACAGAGAGAAGTACAGGGGCCACTACCGGAGGGGCCCCCAGGGGTCGAGCCGAGACCTGACTCCGTGATAGGGGACAGCAGCTCGGGGACGGAGCAGAACGACACGCAGGGAGCCAGGATGAAACGACGTGCAGCTGGGGACATTGCATGTCCTGAGATCCCTCATTCAGAGAGGAAGAGTAAAAGAATGAAGGTCAAGTCCAAAAAAG AGCGTCTACAGGTGGACCATCTCCTTGCTGTGTCTCTGAGAGAGGAGGATCTGAGCCGGTCTCTACAAGGGGTCGACAACAGCCTGATCCAGGCCAGGGCTGCTCTACAGGCTGCCTACATGGAGGTCCAGCGCCTCCTAGTGGTCAAACAGCAG GTTTCCATGGAGATGAGTACTCTCAGAAGGAAGCGTATCGAGTTGCTCCAGGGGATACAAG GTGGTGTTGAGAGCCTTTCCCTGCCCAGAGTGAAGAGCTGTGAAGAGGAGATGCCTTTAGAGATGCCCCCGTCCCTGCTCTCGCCTCTAACAGAACCCCCTGTCGCCAGTCCCAACCAggttcccctctacctccctccctgctccacgcccccctccctgtcccctagcCACCAGACCCACCCCCAGCCTATCACGCGGTCAGTAGTTATCAAGCAGGAGCCCCTGTCCCCTGGTAGGGTGACCACTAAGACGGAGGACGCGGAGAGTGCAGTGACCGTCCACCACGGCTCTCGCAGCACCACGTCAGAGCCCACGCCCATCCCTACAGCCCCTCACGCAG ATTGTGCCACCAGCTGCCAACCGGTCCGAGGGAGGAAGTCTGAGCGTCACAGAGTCCGCAGAGAGCTCTCTCAAGAGGGCAGCAGTCTACCCGTAGGAGCATGTGTAGAATGGAAGGACCCCTCGGCAGGTTCACCAGGCCCGGTCCAGTCAGGAGAGAGGGGTGTTCAGGTTACCACAGCAGACAGGGGTAACTTCAAGCCCCACCCAGCCCCACTGTCAGGCCCATCCAGCCGCAAGAGCTCGAGAGCTGGGATCCAGGACCTAGAAACCTCCCccgtccttcctctgtccctcgcCCCGTCCAACGCGCCGCCTCAGGCGGAGGTGAAGACCATAAAGCGCGTGAGGAAGTTGAAGAAGAAGAGGGTGCTGAGGAAGGCCAAGGGGGAGGAGCAACAGCTTGACAACAGCGACACAGAACTGGAGGCGGAGACTACCTTCTCCCGACCCGTCAGACTCATCGGAACCCGCAGGAAACGCAACGGCGGATGCCGTCCCCAGgtcaccacatcctcctccacgTCCAGCCCGCCCGGAACatcagaggacaggggagagcgTCCAGGACCACCGGGGTCTCCAGCCACGACGAGACccgaggagaggcaggaggactCCGACTCCTCTCTGGAGATGGTCGTGCTCCCCCAGGCAGCTCCAGGTGAGGTGGTCACCATTGACACCTCGGGTCCAGAGGATGGAGACATGGATATCTGCCCCCGGCCACAGCCCGCTGTCTCACCCCCAGCCCCAGACACACTGAAGACGGAGCCCCAGAAGCTGGCCTGCAATGAGGTGACCTCCACAAGCGAGATGGATGGTAGCTCCGTAGGCAAGAG TGAAGTCCAGCTTCCCCCGACATCTGTCAGGCTGTCCAAGACTTCCTCAG ATCTGTCTCTGGACGGGTCGTCGGAGCCCGGGGGGGAGGATCTGCCATCTGAGGGGATGTTTGAGGGTCACCAGGAGACTGTTAATGCCATGCAGGTCCACATGGGTCTACTCTATACCTGTTCTGGAGACCGCACTGTTAGAGCCTTCAGCCTGGTG tttgtcctctcctgtcccctgcaGAGCCGTGAGTGTGTGGCTGTGTTTGAGGGCCACAGCACCAAGGTCAACTGTTTGCTGGTTTCTTCTGGACCAGGTCTTCAACAACGACTTTACTCTGGCTCCAGTGACCAGACTATCCGCTGCTACAACCTCAGG TCCAGGGAGTGTGTGGATCAGTTCTCTCTCCCAGACCGGGTTCTTTGCCTCCACAACCGCTGGAAAGTTCTGTACGCTGGCCTAGCTAACGGCTCCGTGGTCACCTTCAGCATCAAG ACCAACAAGCAGCTGGATGTGTTCGAGTGTCACGGGCCGCGGGCGGTGAGTTGCCTAGCGACAGCCCAGGAAGGAGCTCGCCGCATCCTATTGGTCGGGTCCTACGACAGCACCATTAGCATCCGGGATGCCAAGAGTGGCCTGTTGCTACGGACTCTCGAGGGGCACACCAAGACGGTACTATGTATGAAGGTAGTCAATGACCTGGTCTTCAGTGGCTCCAGTGACCAGTCGGTCCATGCACACAATATACAC actggagAGTTGGTGCGTATCTATAAAGGACATAGTCATGCTGTCACAGTGGTGGCCATCCTGGGGAAGGTGATGGTCACTGCCTGTCTTGACAAACTGGTCCGCGTCTACGAGCTACag tcACATGATCGTCTGCAGGTGTACGGTGGACACACAGACATGGTGATGTGTATGGCAATCCACAAGAATATG ATCTACACTGGTTGCTATGACGGCAGTGTGCAGGCGGTCAAACTGAACCTGATCCAGAACTATCACTGTCGG TGGCATGGCTGTTCTCTGATCTaa